In Nakamurella alba, a single genomic region encodes these proteins:
- a CDS encoding ArnT family glycosyltransferase, with product MTSPMVRRAATRLPVGPLGRRITARIRQEWANLDADPIGRRIPGTGVVIWLSLAIGLTAAIITTSNGSNLWYSDAQSHLTIARRIIESKSPGPGQLGTVWLPFPHVLLLPFVQVDVLWHTGWAACILGIGCLAATTASLYRIASLVGLRRAGRIVVVLALLANPSLLYTFTTGLTEPSLMAGMLLAISGLARWGLQKRPPTGGELAVFAGFPAAFAVLSRYEGWALLAAGSVFVVIVGLRRKRGWAWSLKMAACFATAPAIGITAWLAYNWAVYANPLEFMNGQYSAFAQQKNLLDNGMLTSRHNIGVTLWTYNWALIETAGAVLIVCAALGLLAALWRWGPLGRRTLVVGLLAVSYAFSLLSLYLGQTAVNNDHSFPENWWNNRFALSVCPLLALLTGVLVDVVAHRARILGAAVVLSAIMVQNVWWAQDLTGRSAILAEAAQSHRDTLDSTAVGRYLAEHYQGGGILMDESARGNAILPSIGIPLANYDIRASGDSFDEALRNPAAHDEWILATIPTPDAPIDTGPVDLVAKALRENPSLAARYRIVFSSGDHALYQRIDNGG from the coding sequence ATGACCTCCCCCATGGTCCGGCGGGCAGCCACCCGGCTGCCCGTCGGACCGCTCGGCCGGCGCATCACGGCCCGCATCCGGCAGGAGTGGGCGAACCTCGACGCCGACCCGATCGGCCGCCGGATCCCCGGCACCGGGGTGGTCATCTGGCTCTCCCTGGCGATCGGCCTCACCGCAGCGATCATCACGACGTCCAACGGCAGCAACCTCTGGTACTCCGACGCGCAGTCGCACCTGACGATCGCGCGGCGGATCATCGAGTCGAAGAGTCCCGGACCCGGCCAGCTCGGCACCGTGTGGCTGCCGTTCCCGCACGTGCTGCTGCTCCCCTTCGTCCAGGTGGACGTGCTGTGGCACACCGGCTGGGCGGCCTGCATCCTCGGCATCGGCTGTCTCGCGGCGACCACCGCCTCGCTCTACCGGATCGCCTCGTTGGTCGGCCTGCGCCGGGCCGGCCGGATCGTCGTGGTGCTGGCCCTGCTGGCCAACCCGAGCCTGCTCTACACCTTCACCACCGGTCTCACCGAGCCCTCGTTGATGGCCGGGATGTTGCTGGCCATCAGCGGTCTCGCCCGGTGGGGGCTGCAGAAGCGGCCACCGACCGGCGGCGAGCTCGCGGTGTTCGCCGGCTTCCCGGCCGCCTTCGCCGTGCTGTCCAGGTACGAAGGATGGGCACTGCTGGCCGCCGGCAGCGTGTTCGTGGTGATCGTCGGCCTGCGCCGCAAGCGCGGCTGGGCCTGGTCGCTGAAGATGGCCGCGTGCTTCGCCACCGCCCCGGCGATCGGCATCACCGCGTGGCTCGCCTACAACTGGGCCGTCTACGCGAACCCGCTCGAGTTCATGAACGGCCAGTACTCGGCGTTCGCCCAGCAGAAGAACCTGCTGGACAACGGCATGCTCACCTCCCGGCACAACATCGGCGTCACCCTGTGGACGTACAACTGGGCGCTCATCGAGACCGCCGGCGCGGTGCTGATCGTCTGCGCCGCGCTGGGTCTGCTCGCGGCGCTGTGGCGCTGGGGACCGCTGGGCCGGCGCACGCTGGTGGTCGGCCTGCTCGCCGTCTCCTACGCCTTCTCGCTGCTCAGCCTCTACCTCGGCCAGACCGCGGTGAACAACGACCACTCGTTCCCGGAGAACTGGTGGAACAACCGGTTCGCGCTGTCCGTCTGCCCGCTGCTGGCCCTGCTCACCGGGGTGCTGGTCGATGTCGTCGCGCACCGGGCCCGGATCCTCGGCGCGGCCGTGGTGCTCAGCGCGATCATGGTGCAGAACGTCTGGTGGGCACAGGATCTCACCGGTCGGTCGGCCATCCTGGCGGAGGCGGCGCAGAGCCACCGGGACACCCTGGACTCGACCGCGGTCGGCCGGTACCTGGCCGAGCACTACCAGGGCGGCGGGATCCTGATGGACGAGAGCGCCCGTGGCAACGCCATTCTCCCCAGCATCGGCATCCCGCTGGCCAACTACGACATCCGCGCCTCCGGCGACTCCTTCGACGAGGCGCTGCGCAACCCGGCCGCCCACGACGAGTGGATCCTGGCCACCATCCCGACCCCGGACGCGCCGATCGACACCGGCCCGGTCGACCTGGTGGCGAAGGCGCTGCGGGAGAACCCGTCGCTGGCCGCCCGCTACCGGATCGTGTTCTCCTCCGGCGACCATGCCCTGTACCAGCGGATCGACAACGGAGGATGA
- a CDS encoding glycosyltransferase — protein sequence MSPSPETAAAPPVAAMVTVPADSHTGTPAPVWQAPEQLPPAQPRQIGAWLLMHNLVTREQLERAVAGQGTDGGLLGEHLVADGAVTGNVLYDALAALWQAPRIDISTVAPDLSLMKGLDARKVLGQGWIPIARDETTGTITVATTAPPGDRLTAKVHELLGEHEVEYRTATPGELIELVGGVFRDDLLFDVTSRLAEDQPDISARQSLMPWQKVLPFVFLGLLAVGLVVRAELVFIVLLAAANIAFAANVGFRLLATIRWPIRQARRTAWEHLMIKERHRRGMPLKAPSFEEDESMPMYTILVPAFREANVIHKIIANLDALDYPKSRMEVLVLLEEEDLETIEAAYAANPPSYMRVIIVPRGNPQTKPRACNYGLTFARGEFVVIYDAEDKPEPDQLRRMVAEFRWDSVNTEPKSGKPLVCVQCGLNYFNAEQNVLTRMFAIEYSFWFDAMLPGLDNTGIPIPLGGTSNHFRTDMLRRLGGWDPYNVTEDADLGMRASAMGYRVGVSTSVTWEEACSQTPAWIKQRTRWIKGYMITAAVNFRHPVKFVRATGFRGLLSLVGLIAGTPLAFLLYPIMLGFTIATYVATRVVTIHLPDWLLWFGGLNMLIGAGSMIALSAGVAAIRHGWRIAGYAIFSPIYWLLHSVASYRAAWQTLFSPHQWEKTPHGLDEFDEEDEKVVAVGVH from the coding sequence ATGAGTCCGTCTCCCGAGACCGCGGCCGCCCCACCGGTCGCCGCGATGGTCACGGTTCCGGCCGACAGCCACACCGGCACACCGGCCCCCGTGTGGCAGGCACCGGAGCAGCTGCCGCCGGCCCAGCCGCGGCAGATCGGCGCCTGGCTGCTGATGCACAACCTGGTGACCCGCGAGCAGCTGGAGCGCGCGGTGGCCGGCCAGGGCACCGACGGCGGCCTGCTCGGCGAGCACCTCGTCGCCGACGGCGCCGTCACCGGCAACGTCCTCTACGACGCGCTCGCCGCGCTCTGGCAGGCGCCGCGGATCGACATCAGCACCGTGGCCCCGGATCTGTCGCTGATGAAGGGCCTGGACGCCCGGAAGGTGCTGGGACAGGGCTGGATCCCGATCGCGCGGGACGAGACGACCGGCACGATCACCGTCGCCACCACCGCCCCGCCCGGCGACAGGCTGACCGCGAAGGTGCACGAGCTGCTCGGCGAGCACGAGGTCGAGTACCGCACGGCCACCCCGGGTGAACTCATCGAGCTCGTCGGCGGCGTGTTCCGTGACGACCTGCTGTTCGACGTGACCTCCCGGCTCGCCGAGGACCAGCCGGACATCTCCGCCCGGCAGAGCCTGATGCCGTGGCAGAAGGTGCTGCCGTTCGTCTTCCTCGGCCTGCTCGCCGTCGGCCTGGTGGTACGGGCCGAACTGGTCTTCATCGTCCTGCTGGCCGCGGCGAACATCGCCTTCGCCGCCAACGTCGGGTTCCGGTTGCTGGCCACCATCCGCTGGCCGATCCGGCAGGCCCGGCGCACCGCCTGGGAACACCTGATGATCAAGGAGCGACACCGGCGCGGGATGCCTCTCAAGGCACCGTCCTTCGAGGAGGACGAGTCCATGCCGATGTACACGATCCTGGTGCCGGCGTTCCGCGAGGCGAACGTCATCCACAAGATCATCGCGAACCTGGACGCCCTGGACTACCCGAAGAGCCGGATGGAGGTCCTCGTCCTGCTCGAGGAGGAGGACCTCGAGACGATCGAGGCGGCCTACGCCGCGAACCCGCCGTCCTACATGCGGGTGATCATCGTGCCGCGGGGCAACCCGCAGACGAAGCCGCGCGCCTGCAACTACGGCCTCACCTTCGCCCGCGGCGAGTTCGTGGTCATCTACGACGCCGAGGACAAGCCGGAGCCGGACCAGCTGCGGCGCATGGTCGCGGAGTTCCGCTGGGACTCGGTGAACACCGAGCCGAAGAGCGGCAAGCCGCTGGTCTGCGTGCAGTGCGGCCTGAACTACTTCAACGCCGAGCAGAACGTGCTCACCCGGATGTTCGCGATCGAGTACTCGTTCTGGTTCGACGCGATGCTGCCCGGGCTGGACAACACCGGCATCCCGATCCCGTTGGGCGGCACCAGCAACCACTTCCGCACCGACATGCTGCGGCGGCTCGGCGGCTGGGACCCGTACAACGTCACCGAGGACGCGGACCTCGGGATGCGCGCCTCCGCCATGGGCTACCGGGTGGGTGTGAGCACCTCGGTCACCTGGGAGGAGGCCTGCTCGCAGACCCCGGCCTGGATCAAGCAGCGCACCCGCTGGATCAAGGGCTACATGATCACCGCGGCGGTGAACTTCCGGCACCCGGTGAAGTTCGTGCGCGCCACCGGTTTCCGCGGCCTGCTCTCGCTGGTCGGCCTCATCGCCGGGACGCCACTGGCTTTCCTGCTCTACCCGATCATGCTCGGCTTCACCATCGCCACCTACGTCGCGACCCGGGTCGTCACCATCCACCTGCCGGACTGGCTGCTCTGGTTCGGCGGGCTCAACATGCTGATCGGCGCCGGCTCGATGATCGCGCTCTCCGCCGGTGTCGCCGCCATCCGTCACGGCTGGCGCATCGCCGGGTACGCCATCTTCAGCCCCATCTACTGGCTCCTCCACTCCGTCGCCTCCTACCGCGCCGCCTGGCAGACCCTCTTCTCCCCCCACCAATGGGAGAAGACACCGCACGGGCTCGACGAGTTCGACGAGGAGGACGAGAAGGTCGTGGCGGTCGGGGTGCACTGA
- a CDS encoding zinc-dependent alcohol dehydrogenase family protein, whose product MRALQYQEYDGPLRTVELDEPACPADGVLVAVGATGVCRSDWHAWRGHDPVVLPHVPGHEFAGTVTAVGPEVTGWAVGDRVTAPFVLGCGICEYCLAGDPQVCPDQQQPGFTYAGSFADRVAVPHVATNLVALPDEISFATAASLGCRFATAFRALTGHGGLGPGQWLAVHGCGGVGLSAILIGVALGAQVVAVDTNPAARDLAVELGAAVVVDPGVVGDTAAAVHDLTGGGAHVSIDAIGHPAVAAASVRSLRRRGRHVQVGLLLGENAMTALPMDRVVAWELSVHGSHGMAAADYPAMLALIASGRLDPGRLVRRTLPLSEAEGILAELDGTPGPGITVLIP is encoded by the coding sequence GTGAGAGCCCTGCAGTACCAGGAGTACGACGGTCCGCTGCGCACCGTCGAACTGGACGAGCCCGCCTGTCCCGCGGACGGTGTGCTGGTGGCGGTGGGCGCCACCGGGGTGTGCCGGTCCGACTGGCACGCCTGGCGCGGTCACGACCCGGTGGTCCTCCCGCACGTCCCCGGTCACGAGTTCGCCGGTACCGTCACCGCTGTCGGACCGGAGGTCACCGGTTGGGCGGTGGGGGACCGGGTCACCGCGCCGTTCGTCCTCGGCTGCGGTATCTGCGAGTACTGCCTCGCCGGTGATCCGCAGGTCTGCCCCGACCAGCAGCAACCGGGCTTCACCTACGCCGGATCCTTCGCGGACCGCGTCGCCGTGCCGCACGTCGCCACCAACCTGGTGGCGCTGCCGGACGAGATCTCCTTCGCCACTGCGGCATCGCTCGGTTGCCGGTTCGCCACCGCCTTCCGTGCGCTGACCGGTCACGGTGGGCTGGGCCCGGGGCAGTGGCTGGCCGTGCACGGGTGTGGGGGTGTCGGCCTGTCGGCGATCCTCATCGGGGTGGCGTTGGGCGCGCAGGTCGTGGCGGTCGACACCAACCCGGCGGCAAGGGATCTGGCCGTCGAACTCGGCGCAGCGGTCGTCGTCGATCCCGGCGTCGTGGGCGACACCGCGGCTGCGGTCCACGATCTGACCGGCGGCGGCGCACATGTCTCGATCGACGCCATCGGTCATCCCGCGGTCGCCGCCGCCTCGGTGCGATCCCTGCGACGCCGGGGCCGGCACGTGCAGGTCGGACTGTTGCTGGGCGAGAACGCCATGACCGCACTGCCGATGGACCGGGTGGTTGCCTGGGAGCTGTCCGTGCACGGGTCGCACGGGATGGCGGCCGCGGACTACCCGGCGATGCTCGCGCTGATCGCCTCCGGCAGACTCGACCCCGGCCGACTGGTCCGTCGCACCCTGCCGCTCTCGGAGGCCGAGGGGATCCTGGCCGAGCTCGACGGCACTCCCGGCCCGGGCATCACCGTGTTGATCCCCTGA